Proteins encoded together in one Quercus lobata isolate SW786 chromosome 3, ValleyOak3.0 Primary Assembly, whole genome shotgun sequence window:
- the LOC115979921 gene encoding uncharacterized protein LOC115979921 has product MGKTELEEGAACCSSYIGNDQNIDIDVAFSYIDKRIQDVLGHHQKEFEGGLSAENLGARFGGYGSFLPTYQRSPSTCSKISQKAQNNHSHDLPLEGAPQNSTVIMRPELASTDRALPELRNSSVDSLPKVCNSRNYISNHKPLKLSINQSDKKTLKFRIKVGSDNILTEKSAAIYSNLGLDMSPSSSSNGSHTEWEGNSSDSHSKQSESPSCIIKIMTSFPIPNGVLLSPLHDNLVRPLEEKNLLDGSRSPAFKEMDAVFENEVALKMHCKKVLGEKKKKFGDKNERFVESKNGNFEDPVNPVNAGLQNEGKIKISVSKEIASAPKSSKHSNSGGMGNGIAMAASELNMGKAKEKKFSSYLVKEETLGSIACRSRDEQNAKNGLAEMIQKDKNVVYDIRKDGRTKDDRSCNLFEQNCDMPKGSKVCDWGTAAPIKQNCESKATHQQDGVNISHRKESAGGQKKSKEIQNHDSSATRKAKVNLKVSCSSASKDNVAYKSGFPSKSKGDGKLHKDLEKAKDSHSDRMSNKKLVKKECVSDTSRNPLKDQGRDSKLEVFEKKFLASSSKSRDGSGTDQAKDSKLEVSGKKSVKELSGKGYHAISNKSKETLGKDLVKDHKLDVSEKESYAFSHKLKERSGNKQNDFPSSSEAHLKGHMKDATKIPDPRPSEVAPVVIEENWVCCDKCEKWRLLPYGTNPDHLPKKWLCSMLTWLPGMNRCSFSEEETTNALNALYQVPISQIQNNQQTYPVGTAPGGTLLEAPHLNQNCQDLVFNAVTSGGKNKLGAKTVSNEAPHIGSKDVLNFKKNQQVPVKSKGLQNLSQCSLESKSEERPSNAKPLKTNIRREYGQGGCRPSKKAKTESTHYTNQDQNPGGLSKKEVETDNQKYNERCSSDIKGVPQDGSFPSVKQSKKQGHRTFVEDNDKSSFATKKRKLNERQGIQIHMNDLPSNRQDFKDEQISMEETSGRQCGKEKKARALKLQGNETNTRKASSEPEKQGTVTRILFSSSKNNPLDRTGSYEGRKSSKKDQHFGQYDGYNLSQWTVDGNNSFRRDFGARHPCIAATSSSSMISGTGKIKVNFNEFKGSPAESVCSSPLRISNPENHTRSLSGKDVSADVGLALINSPGTYLVGEDDGRSQHYESIRKEKAFTVIQDGSSVSPSFDYQGRFTEHKIHGKAISSTVHTSNIRNSHLLNVCTENDKHTNEPSKNHHFHDMARVNSHCSPKKCLPEKSTNVCSSQAKERHSTPISDLDKSNIRISESFNEQEESDNVHYEVENGSQDIAPYKKDIKVRKIKIQGNKSTKIEKNHAGKKISAGKCLSDRSKRESQTLCDRVEDPHSKIITVFPKGGESTASRQNLLQNHNDEKYLKWLPSERNFQEEEATENSDDFDVLPFDDFNGGDSVKASQQLGKDDCQNKLHHVSSRHPTCNRDGNRDIVAPSHRRKDASTRAANKTLKEAEDLKHSADQLKISGSELESIEARFRAALKFLHGASLLDPCNSKSAKYGEMTSTAAYSSTAKLFEYCACEYERCKDMASATLAYKCLEVTFMRMIYVNHFIASSDQNELQKTLQMVSPVQSPSSSASDVDNLYNQAMMDKMEIAKDGSSLQVTGNHVIAARNHPKLVRLLDFAQDVNFAMEASRKSQISFAAANVVLAKTRNGEVISSIKRTLDFSFHDVEELLRLVHLAMEALSSS; this is encoded by the exons ATGGGGAAGACTGAGCTTGAAGAGGGAGCGGCTTGTTGTTCTTCTTACATAGGCAATGATCAAAACATCGATATTGATGTTGCTTTCTCTTACATT GATAAGAGGATTCAAGATGTTTTGGGACATCATCAGAAAGAGTTTGAGGGTGGACTTTCTGCAGAAAACTTGG GGGCAAGATTTGGTGGATATGGTTCATTTTTACCTACGTATCAGCGGTCTCCTTCTACTTGCTCAAAGATTTCACAAAAAGCTCAAAACAACCATTCTCATGATCTGCCCTTAGAG GGTGCCCCACAGAATTCAACAGTTATCATGAGACCTGAACTTGCTTCAACTGATCGTGCACTACCTGAACTAAGGAATTCTTCTGTGGATAGTTTGCCCAAAGTTTGTAATTCAAggaattatatttcaaatcaCAAACCTCTCAAACTGTCAATCAATCAGTCTGATAAAAAAACACTGAAGTTCCGGATCAAAGTGGGGTCAGACAACATTTTAACTGAAAAGAGTGCTGCAATCTACAGCAATCTTGGTCTTGACATGTCTCCATCCTCATCATCAAATGGCAGCCATACAGAGTGGGAAGGGAACTCTTCAGATTCTCATAGTAAACAGAGTGAATCTCCCTCCTGCATTATTAAG ATCATGACTTCTTTTCCTATTCCAAATGGTGTGCTATTGTCGCCTCTTCATGATAATTTGGTTCGCCCATTGGAAGAAAAAAATCTCTTAGATGGAAGTAGATCTCCAGCTTTTAAAGAGATGGATGCTGTCTTTGAAAATGAGGTTGCTTTAAAAATGCATTGTAAAAAGGTGCTcggagagaagaaaaagaagtttgGGGATAAAAATGAGAGGTTTGTAGAATCAAAGAATGGGAATTTTGAGGATCCTGTTAATCCTGTTAATGCTGGATTGCAGAATGAAGGAAAAATTAAGATCTCAGTGAGTAAGGAGATTGCATCTGCACCTAAATCTAGTAAACATAGTAATAGTGGTGGCATGGGAAATGGTATTGCTATGGCTGCATCTGAACTCAATATGGGTaaggcaaaggaaaaaaaattctcctcATACTTAGTAAAAGAGGAAACTTTGGGGTCAATAGCTTGCAGGAGTCGTGATGAGCAGAATGCAAAGAATGGTTTGGCAGAAATGATCCAGAAAGATAAAAATGTAGTCTATGATATAAGAAAAGATGGCAGAACCAAAGATGATAGAAGTTGTAATTTGTTTGAACAGAATTGTGACATGCCAAAGGGAAGCAAAGTTTGCGATTGGGGAACAGCAGCTCCCATAAAACAGAATTGTGAGAGCAAAGCCACCCACCAACAGGATGGAGTGAATATATCTCACAGGAAGGAATCAGCTGGGGGACAAAAGAAGtctaaggaaatccaaaatcaTGATAGCTCAGCTACCAGGAAGGCAAAAGTGAACTTGAAGGTTAGTTGTTCTTCTGCGTCAAAAGATAATGTCGCTTACAAAAGTGGCTTTCCATCCAAAAGTAAAGGAGATGGAAAATTACACAAGGATTTAGAGAAGGCAAAAGATAGCCATAGTGATAGAATGTCTAACAAAAAACTAGTTAAGAAAGAATGTGTAAGTGATACATCAAGGAATCCTCTCAAAGATCAGGGAAGGGACTCTAAACTTGaggtttttgagaaaaaattccTTGCATCCAGCAGCAAATCAAGGGATGGTTCAGGTACCGATCAGGCAAAGGACTCTAAGCTTGAAGTGTCTGGGAAAAAATCAGTCAAAGAACTATCCGGGAAAGGATACCATGCAATCAGCAACAAATCTAAGGAGACCTTAGGTAAAGATCTTGTGAAGGACCATAAGCTTGATGTTTCTGAGAAAGAATCCTATGCATTCAGTCATAAACTAAAGGAGAGATCAGGTAATAAACAGAATGATTTCCCATCATCTTCTGAAGCACATCTGAAAGGACACATGAAAGATGCAACTAAGATACCTGATCCTCGTCCTTCTGAGGTTGCTCCAGTAGTCATAGAGGAAAATTGGGTGTGTTGTGACAAGTGTGAGAAATGGCGGCTTCTACCATATGGTACAAATCCTGACCACCTGCCAAAGAAGTGGCTGTGCAGCATGCTTACTTGGCT GCCTGGAATGAATCGGTGTAGTTTCAGTGAGGAGGAGACAACAAATGCTCTGAATGCATTATACCAAGTTCCCATTTCTCAGATACAAAATAATCAGCAGACTTATCCTGTTGGAACTGCACCTGGTGGAACTTTGCTTGAGGCCCCGCATCTTAACCAAAACTGCCAAGATCTTGTTTTCAATGCAGTGACCAGTGGTGGAAAGAACAAACTAGGAGCAAAAACAGTATCAAATGAAGCTCCTCATATTGGTTCCAAGGATGTGTTGAACTTCAAAAAGAACCAACAGGTCCCTGTTAAAAGCAAAGGTTTACAGAATCTCAGCCAATGTTCCCTGGAATCGAAATCAGAGGAAAGACCTA GTAATGCCAAGCCACTGAAAACAAATATCAGGAGGGAGTATGGTCAAGGTGGTTGTAGACCCTCTAAGAAAGCAAAGACAGAAAGCACACATTATACCAATCAAGATCAGAATCCTGGTGGGTTGTCAAAGAAGGAAGTTGAAACTGATAATCAGAAATATAATGAAAGATGTTCCAGTGATATAAAGGGTGTTCCTCAGGATGGTTCATTTCCTTCTGTTAAACAATCTAAGAAACAGGGTCACAGGACTTTTGTGGAAGATAATGATAAGAGTTCTTTTGCTACAAAGAAGAGAAAGTTGAATGAGCGGCAGGGTATTCAAATTCATATGAATGACCTTCCTAGTAATAGACAGGATTTTAAGGATGAACAGATTTCTATGGAGGAGACTAGTGGGAGACAAtgtggaaaagaaaagaaagccagAGCATTGAAGCTTCAAGGAAATGAAACCAATACTAGGAAGGCCAGTAGTGAACCAGAAAAACAAGGTACAGTGACCAGGATCCTTTTTTCAAGTAGCAAAAATAATCCTTTAGACAGAACTGGTTCATATGAAGGCAGAAAAAGTTCGAAGAAGGACCAGCATTTTGGGCAGTATGATGGATACAATTTATCTCAGTGGACTGTTGATGGTAACAATTCTTTTAGAAGGGACTTTGGAGCTAGACATCCTTGTATTGCTGCCACCTCTAGTTCATCCATGATTTCAGGCACAGGtaaaattaaagtgaatttCAATGAATTTAAAGGTTCGCCTGCAGAATCAGTTTGTTCTTCTCCTTTGAGAATTTCCAACCCAGAAAATCATACAAGGAGCCTTTCAGGGAAGGATGTCAGTGCAGATGTAGGTTTGGCTCTCATTAATAGCCCAGGAACATACTTAGTGGGTGAAGATGATGGCAGAAGCCAGCATTATGAGTCCATAAGGAAGGAAAAAGCCTTCACTGTGATTCAAGATGGGTCTTCTGTGTCCCCCTCATTTGATTATCAAGGCAGGTTTACTGAGCACAAAATACATGGGAAAGCTATATCATCGACTGTCCACACTTCGAACATAAGAAACTCCCACCTGTTGAATGTTTGTACTGAAAATGACAAACATACCAATGAACCAAGCAAGAACCACCATTTCCATGATATGGCAAGAGTTAACAGCCATTGCTCTCCAAAGAAATGTCTGCCTGAGAAATCTACAAACGTTTGCTCTTCACAGGCCAAAGAAAGGCACTCAACTCCAATATCTGATTTGGATAAAAGCAATATTAGGATTTCTGAGTCGTTTAACGAGCAGGAAGAATCGGATAATGTGCACTATGAGGTGGAGAATGGATCTCAGGATATTGCACCATACAAGAAAGACATAAAggttagaaaaattaaaattcaggGAAATAAGTCtactaaaattgagaaaaatcaTGCTGGAAAGAAAATTTCTGCTGGCAAATGTTTGAGTGACCGTAGTAAAAGAGAGAGCCAAACTCTGTGTGATAGAGTTGAGGACCCACATTCGAAAATTATTACTGTTTTTCCTAAGGGTGGAGAATCTACTGCCAGCAGGCAGAATCTGTTGCAGAATCATAATGATgagaaatatttaaaatggCTCCCTTCAGAAAGAAactttcaagaagaagaagctacaGAGAACAGTGATGACTTTGATGTATTGCCGTTTGATGATTTTAATGGAGGCGATTCAGTGAAGGCTTCACAACAACTTGGGAAGGATGATTGCCAAAATAAACTTCATCATGTTAGTTCAAGACACCCCACATGCAATAGGGATGGGAATAGGGATATAGTTGCACCAAGTCATAGAAGAAAGGATGCCTCTACTCGTGCAGCAAATAAGACTTTAAAAGAAGCAGAAGATCTTAAGCATTCGGCAGATCAGCTTAAG ATTTCTGGTTCAGAACTTGAAAGTATAGAGGCACGCTTCCGGGCAGCTCTGAAGTTTCTCCATGGGGCATCACTGTTAGATCCTTGTAATAGCAAGAGTGCCAAATATGGGGAAATGACATCAACTGCAGCATATAGTTCTACCGCAAAGCTATTTGA ATATTGTGCCTGTGAATATGAGAGATGCAAAGACATGGCTTCTGCTACCTTGGCATACAAATGCTTGGAAGTGACGTTCATGCGAATGATCTATGTTAATCATTTCATTGCAAGCAGTGACCAAAATGAGTTGCAAAAGACACTACAAATGGTTTCTCCAG TTCAGTCTCCATCATCCTCTGCCTCTGATGTTGATAACTTATATAATCAAGCAATGATGGACAAGATGGAAATAGCCAAGGATGGTAGTTCATTGCAGGTTACTGGTAATCATGTCATTGCTGCCAGAAACCATCCCAAGCTTGTCCGGCTGCTCGACTTT GCACAAGATGTAAACTTTGCAATGGAGGCCTCAAGGAAATCCCAGATTTCCTTTGCAGCTGCTAATGTAGTACTTGCAAAGACAAGGAACGGGGAGGTCATCTCTTCCATTAAAAGGACCCTTGATTTCAGCTTCCATGATGTAGAGGAACTTTTACGGCTAGTACACCTTGCAATGGAGGCTCTTAGTAGCAGTTGA